A window of Ardenticatenales bacterium genomic DNA:
CGCGTGGCGGCAATGACGTATTGGGAGTTTGACGCCACGGTGCTGCGTTTCCAGCGCATTCTGGAGAGTATGGGGATTACGGAGGCGTTGGAGGATGCCGGCATTCAATCCGGCGATATGGTCTTCATCGGGGACGAGGCGCTGGAATGGAGCGAATAGGCATCTTTGGCGGCACATTCGACCCGCCGCACCTGGGGCATCTGGTGCTGGCGGAAAGTGCGCGGGAGAGTTTGCGGCTGGATCAGGTGTTGTTTATGCCGGCAGGACACCCCCCCCACAAACAAGATCGCACCATCTCCCCCATTTCCCACCGGCTGGCCATGGTGCGCCTGGCCATCGCCGACAACGCCAACTTCTGCCTCGACGACACCGACATCACCCGCCCCACACCCCACCGCACCGCCACCTTGCTGCCGCTGCTGGCGCAAGCCATGCCCGCCGCCCGTTTCTGGCTGCTCATCGGCGGCGACTCACTGCGCGACCTGCCCACCTGGGAAGACCCACACCTGTTGCCGCGCTACTGCCGCCTGGGCGTGCTGCCGCGTCCGGGGGCGACGTTCGACCTGGATAACCTGGAGCAGGTGATTCCGGGCGTCGCGGCGGCGGTTGATATGATTGACGGGCCGGCCATCCCTCTTTCCGGCACGCAGATTCGGGCGTGGG
This region includes:
- the nadD gene encoding nicotinate (nicotinamide) nucleotide adenylyltransferase; the protein is MERIGIFGGTFDPPHLGHLVLAESARESLRLDQVLFMPAGHPPHKQDRTISPISHRLAMVRLAIADNANFCLDDTDITRPTPHRTATLLPLLAQAMPAARFWLLIGGDSLRDLPTWEDPHLLPRYCRLGVLPRPGATFDLDNLEQVIPGVAAAVDMIDGPAIPLSGTQIRAWVGMGRSLRYLMPASVRHYIHDHHLYTTA